One segment of Toxoplasma gondii ME49 chromosome VI, whole genome shotgun sequence DNA contains the following:
- a CDS encoding hypothetical protein (encoded by transcript TGME49_243302~Signal peptide predicted by SignalP 2.0 HMM (probability 0.921) with cleavage site probability 0.535 at residue 22) → MYKHFLAPCFSAQLSPIHCASAWSIAFSKLVTSVAAQHDASAHGLVATARDRLPNHVWFSSQQYKRHARRVRL, encoded by the exons ATGTACAAGCACTTCCTCGCTCCATGTTTTAGTGCTCAGCTTTCTCCCATTCACTGTGCATCTGCGTGGAGCATAGCGTTTTCGAAATTGGTAACTTCTGTTGCTGCCCAACACGACGCGAGCGCTCACGGTCTGGTGGCAACTGCGCGAGACAGGCTGCCCAATCACGTATGGTTTTCATCACAGCAGTACAAGCGTCATG CAAGGAGAGTTCGTCTTTGA
- a CDS encoding hypothetical protein (encoded by transcript TGME49_243290~Predicted trans-membrane domain (TMHMM2.0):264-287) produces the protein MNMLQTSSWRCVREREAPKAATSSARCARHPTPDCSAVALALSACSAFSSRSSKTPCCPHASVALTRKNQFSLHSQFSASRLSPPGTRRSFLLALCFLFLFGARRCVSSPSPVDVTATAPSPSPPASPAAGAVRDDQERVLPSVDRGLVELLAAYRSAEEKRELSAADRDALFSLLIEVADANRDARHPPSSEHDFRASFQGETGFGSLERGGSRPRQPSSPRFPEAARGGDDWRGSGEEGRRSWGRDEEGKEREREARRDAGKSTFPAALVFVCICVSSLLVFVVVRLETKAMMRGGKRSRPTRKSTRTASTGSDEGEESDSRCREENASLRGRRAHREATEREGNLCGLSAAAHGSLRRRRLSQDREECERQEARVGGCMHTNAVRITYPLRSTFSDIEEERSMSVSGSERGSSSDWGRQLGVRRVPGAASGAGENERETTPGFAKKRGAGLTGQEPFPDQADGPFAASGQPPRPTAQVEEKQQTYEDLCTQLFCRLAALVPASDPYPASQAKKAPEKETEGDSEDNGDSSAEGAGGEKGDKAGAEEDTWRGEAAKREAGEVLSAIDRMLKDIEKDFSTNRAALVTCMIRCCNTLLRLDGLTLLSRCRNEVELRDRAQKVIETVVPCIWSS, from the exons ATGAACATGCTTCAGACTTCTTCTTGGCGCTGTgtgcgcgagagagaggcgccaAAAGCCGCGACTTCTTCTGCCCGTTGCGCTCGCCACCCAACTCCCGACTGCTccgccgtcgctctcgccttgtctgcatgctctgccttttcttcgcgttcgtcgAAGACTCCGTGCTGCCCTCACGCATCTGTCGCGCTCACCCGGAAAAACCAGTTCTCGCTTCACTCTCAGTTCTCAGCCtcgcggctgtctcctccaggaACTCGGCGTTCCTTTCtgctcgctctctgcttcctgttcCTCTTCGGTGCAAGAcggtgtgtctcctctccgtctccagtCGACGTCACAGCCACTGCGCCTTCGCCCtctcctcccgcttctcctGCCGCAGGAGCGGTGCGTGACGACCAAGAGAGAGTCCTTCCCTCGGTGGACAGAGGTTTGGTCGAGCTGCTCGCGGCGTATCGCAgtgcggaagagaagagggaactGTCTGCGGCCGACCGAGACGCTCTGTTTTCGCTGCTTATCGAGGTCGCGGATGCAAATCGCGATGCGAGGCATCCGCCTTCTTCCGAGCACGACTTCCGCGCCTCGTTTCAGGGGGAGACTGGGTTCGGAAGTCTAGAGCGAGGCGGCTCGAGGCCTCGCCagccttcctctccgcgGTTCCCTGAAGCCGCGCGGGGCGGCGACGACTGGCGAGGCTCCGGAGAGGAGGGACGAAGGAGCtgggggagagacgaagaaggaaaggaacgcgagagggaggcgagacgcgacGCAGGCAAGTCGACTTTCCCCGCTGCCCTCGTCTTTGTCTGCATCTGCGTCTCGTCGCTGCTCGTGTTTGTTGTCGTGCGTTTGGAGACCAAGGCGATGATGCGGGGAGGCAAGCGATCGAGGCCAACGAGAAAGTCGACTCGAACGGCGAGCACTGggagcgacgaaggcgaagagagcgactcGCGCTGCCGAGAGGAAAATGCGTCGTTGCGTGGTAGACGCGCTCACAGAGAAGCGACCGAACGAGAAGGGAACCTGTGCGGACTCTCCGCGGCTGCTCACGGCAGCctcagacgcagacgacTGTCGCAGGACCGGGAAGAGTGCGAGCGTCAGGAAGCCAGAGTCGGCGGGTGTATGCACACCAACGCGGTGCGGATCACGTACCCACTGCGCTCCACCTTCTCAGACATTGAGGAGGAGCGGTCTATGTCGGTCagcggaagcgagagagggagttCTTCTGATTGGGGAAGGCAACTCGGCGTCCGGAGAGTCCCAGGCGCAGCGTCGGGtgcaggagagaacgaacgcGAAACAACGCCAGGCTTTGCCAAGAAACGCGGCGCTGGCTTGACAGGCCAGGAACCTTTTCCAG accaAGCTGACGGACCCTTTGCTGCGAGTGGGCAACCTCCGCGTCCGACCGCTCaggtggaagagaagcagcagactTACGAGGACCTTTGCACACAGTTGTTTTGCCGCCTTGCCGCTCTCGTCCCTGCGAGCGACCCTTACCCAGCctcgcaggcgaagaaggctcccgagaaagagacagagggagacagtgAGGACAACGGAGACTCGAGCGCAGAGGGTGCGGgtggggagaaaggagacaaggcTGGGGCAGAAGAGGACACTTGGAGGGGCGAAGCTgccaagagagaagcaggggaGGTTCTGAGTGCGATTGATCGAATGCTGAAAGACATCGAGAAGGATTTCAGTACGAATCGAGCAGCACTCGTGACTTGCATGATTCGATGCTGCAACAcacttcttcgtctggaTGGCCTCACGCTCCTCAGTCGATGCAGAAACGAAGTTGAGTTGCGCGACAGGGCGCAGAAAGTGATCGAAACGGTCGTTCCCTGCATCTGGTCGTCGTag
- a CDS encoding ICE family protease (caspase) p20 domain-containing protein (encoded by transcript TGME49_243298): protein MLTRLAALFLGDETAPAVCPPENGRKLGVAPWATSWTTVTTFSSVRTAAVVQVSSHRSLPSSSVSVSPRQETPTSPFQRDETSNSFPQVVRLTDPETGSSPGEAQVHANSAAAIPACFLRKRPAPVFQKTSPVSVREPAPKQKVLTEDHGNNHAQQYACSALVTSHPRTHRSAARHDRPPAVAPGREQSTTVPSSRSPPAGGSVRTQVDTRLSQPSAGTTLKALPKKRESERSGAFAGPSAFSPAQPRQLAWPWPEAPPPSPKVMCEKCAAASLEQGRICLPPSASASALSAPSQSHLSSSLIAASAAVPDPSFLVSPLSVPRPRPHASLTRLAAPATPSTFVPRRRSRVSAPHPPWRASPSPLPLSSPATQLPGANSPCLGKEKVSFSVQSLPDLPSEKRVATHADKVMPPKSGCVPIRQQETESGESEPLQRKRETDTKDNSQEGKGGATDDGSPDMSSASLSGDKPFYRKASSLRQSDSVAGERRQQEPEKDVEVCAARALSTMQREGETNHSQGCEQKAGEVTQGRREETGIVAPKKGHRNRREAKERSRGDKQSKTCERAVLEEHEPTDRSSETVSSSALVVGYFDDEGVSVIKEELKGETSGASTTAKGGWKFNEVHEEEGGRKQKGEGWLASFDIAWSGHSKAETSREKHRGPAEHSAATGDGFRGTEEERSGQKRETQETGEHISASPTVSGDKPGRRSMGTRSGREQKPEGDSAQETTGCSDSTSAAPNPVKEQTKDSCAAAAGQFHRLDEPTPAWVDAPRRSRDKGNRTAREAEGETYSSSRAPASPIANEHASASRRSFTPTTAEQWEEGEAGMRSCFTEKAPRTEQEVLVRDEAGSVHLLRLFSTFSSTNEGGFSPADIQSTHKRLSCDQDPPMFPRREGGREWRGPPLPPARFGFSSSRRSALSSLEATSEDERSELARAGEGERDRHKRGGSEQVRSEASSGFARHADSRCIDSCEEAGRALKATPRVPQIGGSSERKATEVPQQLLASEGDGDSESSTLSFDGRMPSGTRLNRKQETQGHTPDSQDDAELVWKQDEAGDLPRLLSPSVFHRGFAFSSLSSSCVSSGPGSVAPLGCRGSGSLRCLDSRQGACSLLQRTTQASQVDYDSAPFNESRENADRVSQWHAERERREEETRPQSTEGGLSGDAQGKMKVDTAVTHFRLTSSSEVEKSEVDDFPISSVDTDPVEWFFAKNVDESSLLPFFPRLSSSPSASTKLMNVPFLCPASSTFSSVSSCRPPAFIPAASPEELRGPRWCMRSSSAFLPREGIHPDSPPLPSFSTEAKGVDLRDKGIEMGFERNERSGRSALGEVQSFAAAFASIEAQAKRSREGEEEGEAGQACEREEYGRAREQGARLFNDCAPSLFSPQRDQSAPLGGRESVDLTCLAERNMLSATASDSSCPSATQNNSGRLSFEAKGRRQARQTPNERAKEWRPRDEDRPPTKRALCVGCNYLGKFCQLEGAAADCIKLADVLRYGFGFDSVKCLYTDKRKLTGPPEAEETLHSPTKANILRHLTSLVETAAAGDVILFFFSGCGVQLPPNHPYFASSVCEGALLPDDFESPDVRRLILGSELRAIVDSVAPGVQLCLIFDCCHACGFFPSLAACFFSAKTSDFALPSSQAPSFLFSPSPSALPGVCPPSGGEADFRRQMFRVKSAGCVSPESSGVSARAKSATEPRLETGGLSEKQRTETRFSGCELGSAVTTTSEGRASIFVLVPDEGTSAAEVLLEGSQTPTGWFTYRLLHALKNLRREASYFDMADAAAVAPLPLHASMFSPLLTEREKGGLVGHRSGARVRWEAEGHSCLSRKENFLLLFTPHTPPQSLCVLSHEPATPSLFPASETYHPYVVPPSRPSDFVFSQVARAGCSHSSSQFLPSFLQSPSSFDLPIASASSLLTPSPLPSSHSASPFSSSSSSFSSSSSSFSSSSSSFSSSSVLSSSLSSSPCSLVGPLSVREAVASGKQTSPCVPPGFWASESARVAREAKGRELWRGAVSVAVKAMHTQREGRDEETQRQSREGKPQFQAVLWTEPRKENAEREKI, encoded by the exons ATGCTGACCCGCCTGGCTGCCCTGTTCCTCGGCGACGAGACAGCTCCAGCTGTATGTCCACCGGAGAATGGCCGCAAACTGGGAGTTGCGCCGTGGGCAACTTCGTGGACAACCGTCACAACTTTCAGTTCTGTCAGAACTGCCGCGGTTGTCCAAGTGTCTTCACACAGAAGCCTTCCCTCAAGCAGCGTgagcgtctctcctcgccaggAAACGCCAACGAGTCCGTTCCAGCGTGACGAAACCAGTAACTCGTTTCCTCAAGTTGTCCGACTGACGGATCCGGAGACCGGCTCTTCGCCGGGCGAGGCTCAGGTCCACGCCAACTCAGCGGCAGCAATCCCAGCGTGTTTCCTGCGAAAGCGGCCGGCGCCTGTCTTTCAGAAAACCTCCCCGGTTTCTGTCCGCGAACCGGCACCGAAACAAAAGGTGTTGACTGAGGACCATGGAAACAACCACGCACAGCAGTACGCGTGTTCCGCTCTTGTCACTTCGCATCCGCGTACTCATCGTTCTGCTGCCAGGCACGACAGACCCCCCGCGGTCGCCCCCGGACGCGAACAATCGACTACAGTTCCCTCCTCGCGCTCGCCTCCCGCAGGCGGTTCTGTCCGGACTCAAGTGGATACGCGGCTATCGCAGCCGTCGGCAGGGACGACGTTAAAAGCGCTGCCTAAAAAACGTGAGTCCGAGCGTAGTGGAGCATTCGCCGGTCCGAGTGCATTCTCACCTGCTCAGCCCCGCCAACTTGCTTGGCCTTGGCCAGAAGCTCCCCCGCCTTCACCGAAAGTCATGTGTGAGAAATGCGCGGCTGCGTCCCTTGAGCAAGGGCGTATTTGTCTGCCTCCttccgcctccgcctctgcaTTGTCCGCACCTTCGCAGTCACACCTTTCCTCCAGTCTTATTGCCGCCTCGGCCGCTGTTCCTgatccttctttcctcgtctctccactttctgttCCTCGTCCCCGTCCTCATGCATCCTTGACTCGCCTCGCTGCCCCGGCGACACCAAGCACCTTTGTCCCCCGCAGACGGAGTCGTGTCTCGGCTCCCCATCCACCGTGGCGCGCCAgtccttcccctctccctctgtcttccccTGCAACTCAGCTCCCAGGTGCAAATAGTCCCTGCttggggaaggagaaggtgtctttctctgttcagtCGCTTCCTGACTTGCCTTCTGAGAAGCGTGtggcgacgcatgcagataaGGTCATGCCCCCAAAGAGTGGATGCGTTCCGATTCGAcagcaagagacagagagcggagagagtGAACCGctccagagaaagcgagagaccgACACAAAAGACAATTCCCAAGAAGGGAAAGGGGGAGCAACCGACGACGGCTCGCCAGACATGAGttcggcttctctttctggcGATAAACCCTTTTATAGAAAAGCTTCCTCCCTCCGGCAGTCGGATTCAGTGGCGGGTGAAAGGCGACAGCAGGAACCTGAGAAAGATGTGGAGGTCTGCGCTGCACGAGCACTTTCGacgatgcagagagaaggtgaaacGAACCACAGCCAAGGCTGCGAacagaaggcgggagaggtGACGcaagggagacgcgaggaaacaGGGATTGTGGCACCGAAAAAAGGCCATAGAAATAGAcgggaggcgaaagagaggtcTCGCGGAGACAAACAGAGTAAGACATGCGAGAGGGCTGTGCTTGAAGAACATGAACCCACAGACAGGAGCTCGGAGACAGTCTCGTCTTCCGCTCTCGTCGTGGGATACTTCGATGACGAAGGGGTCTCTGTCATCAAAGAGGAGCTGAAGGGGGAAACGAGCGGAGCAAGCACGACCGCGAAGGGTGGATGGAAGTTCAATGAAGTGcatgaagaggagggagggagaaagcagaaaggcgaaggcTGGCTTGCGTCTTTCGACATTGCATGGAGTGGCCATTCGAAGGCAGAAACAAGTAGGGAGAAACACCGGGGTCCAGCGGAACACAGTGCAGCGACAGGAGATGGGTTTCGTGGtacggaagaggagagaagtggccagaaaagagagacacaagaaacGGGAGAACACATCTCCGCGTCTCCCACAGTGAGTGGAGACAAACCTGGGAGACGATCCATGGGGACAAGGAGCGGAAGGGAACAGAAGCCGGAAGGCGACAGTGCGCAGGAGACAACAGGCTGCTCCGACTCCACCAGCGCAGCGCCAAACCCCGTAAAGGAGCAAACCAAGGATTCGTGTGCTGCAGCTGCCGGTCAGTTTCATCGACTCGATGAGCCGACGCCGGCGTGGGTGGACGCGCctcgacgaagcagagacaaaggaaacagGACTGCCCGAGAggcggaaggcgagacgtattcttcgtctcgcgcaCCTGCTTCGCCGATCGCTAATGAAcatgcttctgcgtctcgtcgTTCGTTCACTCCGACAACGGCAGAACAgtgggaagaaggcgaggcaggTATGAGGTCGTGTTTCACAGAGAAAGCTCCTCGGACAGAGCAGGAAGTCCTTGTCCGAGACGAGGCGGGATCTGTTcacctccttcgtctcttttcgaCTTTCTCCTCCACGAACGAGggcggcttctctcccgctgaCATTCAGAGCACCCACAAAAGGCTTTCATGTGATCAAGACCCACCGATGTTTccacgcagagaaggcgggaggGAATGGCGTGGGCCTCCTTTACCCCCGGCGAGGttcggcttctcctcttctaGGCGGTCTGCGTTGAGTTCTTTGGAAGCAACGTCAGAGGACGAGCGATCTGAACTTGCTCGAGCgggcgaaggagagcgagatcGCCATAAAAGAGGGGGAAGTGAGCAGGTGCGTTCGGAGGCCTCGTCTGGGTTCGCACGTCACGCAGACAGCAGGTGTATAGACTCCTGTGAGGAGGCAGGACGTGCGTTGAAGGCGACCCCGAGAGTCCCGCAAATTGGAGGTTCGTCTGAGAGGAAGGCCACCGAGGTACCGCAGCAGCTCTTGGCGTCCGAAGgtgacggagacagcgaaagtTCGACTCTGTCTTTCGATGGCCGCATGCCGTCGGGTACCCGTTTGAATagaaaacaagagacgcAGGGACATACGCCCGATAGCCAGGACGACGCAGAGCTTGTCTGGAAACaagacgaagcaggagaccttcctcgtcttctctcgccatCCGTCTTCCATCGAGgtttcgcgttctcctcactttcgtcttcctgcgTTTCGTCTGGCCCAGGTTCAGTCGCACCCCTGGGGTGCAGAGGTAGTGGGTCTCTCAGGTGTCTAGACAGCCGTCAAGGCGCCTGTAGTCTTCTCCAGCGAACAACGCAAGCATCGCAAGTTGACTACGATTCTGCGCCTTTCAACGAGTCCCGCGAAAATGCGGATCGGGTGTCACAGTGGcacgcagaaagagagagacgagaagaagaaacgagaccACAGTCGACTGAAGGAGGACTGAGCGGAGACGCGCAAGGCAAGATGAAGGTGGATACGGCTGTCACTCATTTTCGTCTgacgtcttcttcagaagtGGAAAAGTCAGAAGTCGATGACTTTCCAATCTCGTCCGTCGACACAGACCCAGTCGAGTGGTTTTTCGCAAAAAACGTCGATGAGTCGTCTCTACTTCCTTTTTTCCCGCgactctcctcctccccttcGGCATCGACGAAGCTGATGAATGTGCCCTTTCTTTGTCCTGCTTCTTCTACCTTTTCGTCCGTCTCATCTTGTCGACCCCCTGCGTTCATCCCAGCTGCAAGCCCAGAAGAACTACGGGGGCCGCGctggtgcatgcgctcctcctctgcgtttctgccaCGTGAAGGAATCCACCCAGACTCTCCTCCCCTTCCGTCTTTctcgacagaggcgaagggagTCGACTTGAGAGATAAAGGGATCGAGATGGgtttcgagagaaacgagaggagtgGCCGTTCCGCGTTGGGAGAAGTGCAGTCATTCGCCGCTGCGTTTGCTTCTATCGAAGCTCAGGCGAAGCGAAgtcgagagggagaagaagaaggggaggcgGGACAAGCctgtgagagagaagaatatGGCAGAGCTCGAGAACAAGGTGCACGTCTTTTCAACGATTGTGCtccgtcgcttttctcgccaCAGAGAGACCAAAGCGCCCCGCTCGGGGGACGCGAGAGCGTCGACCTCACTTGCCTCGCGGAGAGGAACATGTTGTCCGCGACAGCATCGGACAGTTCCTGTCCGTCGGCGACACAGAACAATTCCGGAAGGTTGTCCTTTGAGGCAAAAGGAAGGCGGCAGGCAAGGCAGACGCCAAatgagagagcgaaagagtggagacctcgagacgaagacaggcCGCCTACAAAACGCGCTTTATGTGTCGGGTGTAACTACTTAGGCAAATTCTGCCAACTTG AAGGAGCAGCAGCGGACTGCATCAAACTCGCAGATGTCCTTCGTTATGGTTTCGGATTTGACAGTGTCAA GTGCCTCTACACCGACAAGAGGAAGCTCACTGGTCCTCCGGAGgctgaggagacactgcaCTCGCCGACCAAAGCAAACATTCTT agacacCTCACTTCGCTTGTGGAGACGGCTGCTGCAGGCGACGtgattctcttcttcttctctggctgTGGCGTGCAGCTTCCTCCTAATCATCCGTATTTCGCTTCGTCCGTCTGC GAGGGCGCGTTGCTGCCCGACGATTTCGAATCTCCCGACGTTCGTCGGCTTATATTGGGGTCCGAACTGAGGGCCATTGTCGACTCAGTTGCTCCAG GGGTCCAGCTTTGCCTCATTTTCGATTGCTGTCACGCGTGTGggttcttcccctctctcgccgcttgcttcttctctgcgaaaACGAGCGACTTCGCTCTCCCCAGTTCTCAAG ctccttcgtttcttttctcaccttctccctcgGCCCTCCCGGGTGTCTGTCCACCCAGTGGCGGCGAGGCGGACTTTCGACGTCAGATGTTTCGTGTGAAATCTGCAGGCTGCGTTTCGCCGGAGTcttcgggtgtctccgccAGAGCCAAGAGCGCAACCGAGCCGCGCCTCGAGACCGGGGGGCTctcagagaaacagaggaccGAAACGCGCTTTTCCGGTTGTGAACTTGGTTCTGCAGTCACG ACGACCTCTGAGGGACGCGCATCGATTTTCGTCTTGGTGCCAGACGAGGGAACATCTGCAGCCGAGGTTCTCCTGGAAGGATCTCAAACTCCGACAG GCTGGTTCACGTATCGCctgttgcatgcgctgaaAAATCTCCGGCGAGAGGCTTCCTACTTTGACATGGCCGACGCCGCAGCAGTCGCGCCTCTGcccttgcatgcgtc CATGTTTTCTCCGCTCttgacggagagagaaaaaggcggcCTTGTTGGCCACAGAAGCGGCGCGCGAGTTCGGTGGGAGGCGGAAGGGCattcttgtctctccagaaaagagaactttcttcttcttttcactCCGCACACTCCTCctcagtctctctgcgtcctctcgc ACGAACCTGCaactccttctctcttcccggCTTCTGAGACATACCATCCCTACGTGGTTCCTCCGTCTCGTCCGTCAgatttcgttttctcgcagGTCGCACGCGCAGGCTGTTCTCATTCTTCTTCgcagtttcttccttcctttctccagtctccttcctcgtttgaCCTCCCgatcgcctctgcctcttcgctcttgaCACCGTcacctctcccttcttcgcacTCTGCTtcacctttctcttcttcctcctcatctttctcttcttcttcctcgtctttctcttcttcctcctcgtctttctcttcttcctctgtgctctcttcttcgctctcttcttctccgtgttCTCTCGTTGGCCCTCTCTCGGTGAGAGAAGCAGTGGCCAGTGGGAAGCAGACAAGTCCGTGCGTTCCGCCAGGTTTCTGGGCGTCGGAGTCGGCGCGCGTCgcgcgagaggcgaaagggagagaactcTGGCGgggcgctgtctccgttgcaGTCAAGGCGATGCATACCcagcgagaggggagagacgaggaaactcAGAGACAATCCAGAGAAGGGAAGCCACAATTTCAAGCTGTCTTGTGGACTGAACCGCGAAAAGAGaacgccgagagagaaaagatcTAG